From Echinicola soli, a single genomic window includes:
- the tnpA gene encoding IS66 family insertion sequence element accessory protein TnpA, with protein sequence MNLQEEMSSLVEEYKSSGLTQKSFSEQKGIGFHKFNYWYRKLRDEQSRGATGFMPVRTQGSSLPAETVEVVYPNGVKLRVPGGDLSLLSNLIKLY encoded by the coding sequence ATGAACCTACAAGAAGAAATGTCCTCCCTAGTCGAAGAATACAAGAGCAGCGGTTTGACACAGAAATCCTTCAGTGAGCAAAAAGGGATCGGCTTCCACAAATTCAATTATTGGTACCGGAAGCTGAGGGATGAACAGTCCCGGGGAGCGACCGGCTTTATGCCTGTCCGTACCCAGGGCAGCAGCCTTCCAGCAGAGACAGTGGAAGTGGTCTATCCGAACGGGGTAAAGCTGCGGGTGCCTGGCGGGGACCTATCGCTGTTGTCGAACCTGATCAAACTCTACTGA